One genomic window of Streptomyces sp. NBC_01276 includes the following:
- a CDS encoding nitroreductase/quinone reductase family protein: MPTSFNQSVIDEFRANGGRVGGPFEGADLLLLTTTGARSGAPHTTPLGYVRHDGAPVVVASNLGSPHHPDWYHNLLAHPQVRVELGTDTFEALAVPAEGARREALFAHVLEAAPGYADYRDRTARTLPVVVLEPAEPDGWRTPGEVRTLAGKLLEVHTWLRAQLRHVSAETEAHLAARAAHTGPGEPPAPGLALQIRQRCLAFCQSLEFHHTSEDAHLFPGIAAHHPHLADTFERLREEHRTVARIQGELVDLLGRVAIAEPERLRSGLRRMTAELTAHLDHEEETLLPLLEEVPWPPAGPAGPPSDRH; encoded by the coding sequence GTGCCCACATCCTTCAACCAGTCCGTCATCGACGAGTTCCGTGCCAACGGCGGCCGCGTGGGCGGCCCCTTCGAAGGCGCCGACCTGCTCCTGCTGACCACCACCGGCGCCCGCTCGGGCGCGCCGCACACGACACCGCTCGGCTACGTCCGCCACGACGGGGCGCCGGTCGTGGTCGCCTCCAACCTCGGCTCCCCGCACCACCCGGACTGGTACCACAACCTGCTCGCCCACCCCCAGGTCCGCGTGGAACTCGGCACCGACACCTTCGAGGCGCTCGCCGTACCCGCCGAAGGGGCCCGCCGCGAGGCCCTCTTCGCCCACGTGCTGGAGGCCGCACCGGGCTACGCCGACTACCGGGACCGCACCGCCCGTACCCTGCCCGTCGTCGTCCTCGAACCGGCCGAACCCGACGGATGGCGCACACCGGGCGAGGTCCGCACCCTCGCCGGGAAACTCCTGGAGGTGCACACCTGGCTCCGGGCCCAGCTGCGCCACGTCAGCGCCGAGACCGAAGCCCACCTCGCGGCCCGCGCCGCGCACACCGGTCCCGGCGAACCGCCCGCGCCCGGGCTCGCACTCCAGATCCGCCAGCGCTGTCTGGCCTTCTGCCAGAGCCTGGAGTTCCACCACACCAGTGAGGACGCGCACCTCTTCCCGGGGATCGCCGCCCACCACCCCCACCTGGCGGACACGTTCGAACGGCTGCGGGAGGAACACCGCACGGTGGCGCGGATCCAGGGCGAACTGGTCGACCTGCTGGGCCGGGTGGCGATCGCCGAACCGGAGCGGCTGCGGTCCGGGCTGCGTCGGATGACCGCGGAGCTGACGGCCCACCTCGACCACGAGGAGGAGACGCTCCTGCCGCTGCTGGAGGAGGTCCCCTGGCCGCCCGCGGGCCCCGCGGGACCCCCTTCGGACCGGCACTGA
- a CDS encoding family 2 encapsulin nanocompartment cargo protein terpene cyclase, with product MPDSGTSPLRSALPGTVLRPPLPTGPALPFGPAAGTSVPGAEAAAPAVEGAGGDLAAGAVREAGTAAVPGPNPALDRIVRGPSGMGTSGLYPARRVRPPVPSAAADAPAEGRPIPGLYHHPVPEPDPVRVAEVSRRIKRWAVDEVEAYPPEWEDQFDGFSVGRYMVACHPDAPTVDHLMIATRLMVAENVVDDVYCEDHGGSPVGLGGRLLLAHTALDPLHTTTEYQGVWAESLLSDAARRSYRSAMAYFSEAATPSQADRFRHDMARLHMGYLAEAAWAQTDYTPEVWEYLSMRQFNNFRPCPTITDTVGGYELPPDLHALPALQRVIALAGNATTISNDLYSYTKELKSPGKHLNLPVVIAEQEGLSDKEGYLKAVEVHNELMHEFEAEAAALAASWPDPRLLRFLRGVAVWVDGNHYWHMTNTYRYSLPDFW from the coding sequence ATGCCCGACTCCGGGACGTCCCCCCTGCGTTCGGCCCTTCCCGGCACCGTTCTCCGGCCACCCCTGCCGACCGGCCCGGCGCTGCCCTTCGGGCCCGCCGCCGGGACCTCCGTACCGGGGGCGGAAGCGGCCGCACCGGCGGTGGAGGGCGCGGGCGGCGACCTCGCCGCCGGGGCGGTGCGGGAGGCCGGGACGGCCGCGGTCCCGGGCCCCAACCCCGCCCTGGACCGGATCGTCCGCGGCCCGAGCGGCATGGGGACGTCAGGGCTGTACCCCGCCCGGCGCGTACGGCCGCCCGTACCGTCCGCCGCGGCGGACGCTCCGGCAGAGGGCCGGCCGATCCCCGGCCTCTACCACCATCCCGTGCCGGAGCCCGACCCCGTCCGGGTGGCGGAGGTCAGCCGGCGGATCAAGCGGTGGGCGGTGGACGAGGTCGAGGCCTACCCCCCGGAGTGGGAGGACCAGTTCGACGGCTTCTCCGTGGGCCGCTACATGGTCGCCTGCCACCCGGACGCCCCGACCGTCGACCACCTGATGATCGCCACCCGGCTGATGGTCGCCGAGAACGTCGTCGACGACGTCTACTGCGAGGACCACGGAGGCTCGCCGGTCGGCCTGGGCGGAAGGCTTCTGCTCGCCCACACCGCCCTGGACCCGCTCCACACGACGACGGAGTACCAGGGGGTGTGGGCCGAGTCGCTGCTCTCGGACGCCGCCCGCCGTTCCTACCGTTCGGCCATGGCGTACTTCTCCGAGGCCGCCACCCCGTCCCAGGCGGACCGGTTCCGGCACGACATGGCCCGGCTCCACATGGGGTACCTCGCCGAGGCGGCGTGGGCGCAGACGGACTACACGCCCGAAGTGTGGGAGTACCTGTCGATGCGGCAGTTCAACAACTTCCGCCCCTGCCCCACCATCACCGACACGGTCGGCGGCTACGAGCTCCCGCCGGACCTGCACGCCCTGCCCGCCCTGCAGCGGGTCATCGCGCTCGCCGGCAACGCCACCACGATCTCGAACGACCTCTACTCCTACACCAAGGAGCTCAAGAGCCCCGGCAAACACCTGAACCTGCCCGTGGTGATCGCCGAGCAGGAAGGTCTCTCCGACAAGGAGGGCTACCTGAAGGCGGTCGAGGTCCACAACGAGCTCATGCACGAGTTCGAGGCCGAGGCCGCCGCGCTGGCCGCCTCCTGGCCCGACCCGCGCCTGCTGCGCTTCCTGCGGGGCGTGGCCGTCTGGGTCGACGGCAACCACTACTGGCACATGACCAACACCTACCGCTACAGCTTGCCCGACTTCTGGTAA
- a CDS encoding RNA polymerase sigma factor, with product MLDLAPSISPLTPGFARAWRGLWWWLSRRERSAPPTAGPDARPNASRYAYTYGHAHPLGPDAVGDAPPRPPTVSELYHAHRLAMVRLAVLLVDDPGTAEDVVQDAFTALYRRYGEEIAEVDNALGYLRTAVVNTSRSVLRRRRTARAWIPPVTADVPSAEASVVLGEAHREVLAALRGLTPRRRQVLVLRYWADLSEAEIADTLGISRGAVKSNASRALDALERILEGRV from the coding sequence GTGCTCGACCTCGCACCATCCATCAGCCCCCTCACGCCCGGGTTCGCCCGGGCGTGGCGGGGCTTGTGGTGGTGGCTCTCACGCCGCGAGCGGTCCGCGCCGCCGACGGCCGGGCCAGACGCCCGCCCGAACGCGTCCCGCTACGCGTACACCTACGGCCACGCCCACCCCCTCGGCCCCGACGCCGTCGGGGACGCGCCCCCGCGCCCCCCGACCGTCTCCGAGCTCTACCACGCGCACCGCCTCGCCATGGTGCGCCTGGCGGTGCTCCTCGTCGACGACCCGGGCACCGCCGAGGACGTCGTACAGGACGCCTTCACCGCCCTGTACCGCCGCTACGGGGAGGAGATCGCGGAGGTGGACAACGCCCTGGGCTACCTGCGCACCGCCGTCGTGAACACCTCGCGCTCCGTGCTGCGCCGCCGCCGCACCGCCAGGGCCTGGATCCCGCCGGTGACCGCCGACGTCCCCTCCGCCGAGGCCTCCGTCGTCCTGGGGGAGGCCCACCGCGAGGTGCTGGCCGCGTTGCGCGGGCTGACGCCGCGCCGCCGCCAGGTCCTGGTGCTGCGTTACTGGGCCGACCTCAGCGAGGCGGAGATAGCCGACACCCTCGGCATCAGCCGCGGTGCGGTGAAGTCGAACGCGAGCCGCGCGCTGGACGCACTCGAACGGATTCTGGAGGGACGGGTATGA
- a CDS encoding MarR family winged helix-turn-helix transcriptional regulator: MTATDSALTGLAQGWCALSLLHGRIEAHIERALQTGHGLSVREYSLLDVLSRQHGGPGGHLRMHQVAESVVLSQSATTRLVSRLEDRGLLNRYICDTDRRGIYTDVSAAGLALLAEARPTNDTALREALDEAALRPELAPLVAAVENTRGQALSP, translated from the coding sequence ATGACGGCCACGGACAGCGCACTGACGGGCCTCGCCCAGGGCTGGTGCGCCCTCTCCCTCCTGCACGGCCGGATCGAGGCGCACATCGAGCGGGCGCTCCAGACGGGGCACGGACTGAGCGTGCGCGAGTACTCGCTGCTGGACGTACTCAGCCGGCAGCACGGCGGCCCGGGGGGCCACCTGCGGATGCACCAGGTGGCGGAGTCGGTGGTGCTCAGCCAGAGCGCGACGACCCGGCTGGTCAGCAGGCTGGAGGACCGCGGACTGCTGAACCGCTACATCTGCGACACCGACCGCCGGGGCATCTACACCGATGTGAGCGCGGCGGGCCTGGCCCTTCTGGCAGAGGCCCGCCCCACGAACGACACGGCCCTGCGCGAAGCCCTCGACGAGGCCGCACTCAGGCCGGAACTGGCCCCTCTGGTCGCGGCGGTCGAGAACACCCGGGGCCAGGCCCTGTCTCCTTGA
- a CDS encoding heme-binding protein, protein MSRTATAPRTAVAPLTTGDAELLVATATAAAEAAGVTVSVTVLDAGGHPLAFRRDDRAVLISGETSTRKAYTALQLNAPTAGLVDAVQPGGPFHTLPTALDRPLLFIAGGLPVHRDGRLVGAIGVGGGAPEQDHGFAATAVDALG, encoded by the coding sequence ATGTCCCGTACCGCCACCGCCCCCCGTACCGCGGTCGCCCCGCTGACCACCGGGGACGCCGAACTGCTCGTCGCCACGGCCACGGCCGCCGCCGAAGCCGCCGGGGTCACGGTCAGCGTCACCGTCCTGGACGCGGGCGGCCACCCGCTGGCCTTCCGCCGCGACGACCGGGCCGTGCTGATCTCCGGCGAGACCAGCACCCGCAAGGCGTACACCGCCCTCCAGCTGAACGCCCCCACGGCCGGCCTCGTCGACGCGGTCCAGCCCGGCGGCCCCTTCCACACCCTGCCCACCGCCCTCGACCGGCCGCTGCTCTTCATCGCCGGCGGGCTGCCCGTCCACCGCGACGGCCGCCTCGTCGGAGCCATCGGCGTCGGCGGCGGTGCCCCCGAGCAGGACCACGGCTTCGCCGCGACGGCCGTGGACGCCCTGGGCTGA
- a CDS encoding MFS transporter — MPLALLALAIGAFGIGTTEFVIMGLLPEVAAGYGVSIPTAGFLVTGYALGVVLGAPLMTVLGTRVPRKRMLMLLMGLFVAGNVLSALAPAFGIMLAGRVVASLAHGAFFGIGAVVAAGLVAPDRKAGAIAMMFTGLTVANVVGVPLGTLVGQTLGWRVTFLAVAALGVIGLLGIARLVPDLPRPEGVRVRHELAAFRNVQVLLAMGMTVLGFGGVFAAITYITPMMTNVAGFADTSVTWLLVLLGLGMVAGNLVGGRFADRALMPMLYTSLGALAVVLALFTLTAHTRTGAAVTLFLIGALGFATVPPLQKRVLDQAAGAPTLASAVNIGAFNLGNALAAWLGGLVIAAGLGWTAPDWVGAALAASALVLALVSGALERRTGRAATASRTVAAGAPAPTTPAPAPTTPVPAHH; from the coding sequence ATGCCTCTCGCCCTCCTCGCCCTCGCCATCGGGGCCTTCGGGATCGGTACCACCGAGTTCGTGATCATGGGCCTGCTCCCCGAGGTCGCCGCCGGTTACGGCGTCTCCATCCCGACCGCCGGTTTCCTGGTCACCGGCTACGCCCTCGGCGTCGTCCTCGGTGCCCCACTGATGACCGTCCTCGGCACCCGCGTACCCCGCAAGCGCATGCTGATGCTGCTCATGGGCCTCTTCGTCGCGGGCAACGTGCTCTCCGCACTCGCCCCCGCCTTCGGCATCATGCTCGCCGGACGCGTGGTCGCCTCCCTCGCCCACGGTGCCTTCTTCGGCATCGGCGCGGTCGTCGCCGCCGGACTCGTAGCCCCGGACCGGAAGGCCGGCGCGATCGCGATGATGTTCACCGGCCTGACCGTGGCCAACGTCGTCGGAGTCCCGCTCGGCACCCTCGTCGGGCAGACCCTCGGCTGGCGCGTCACCTTCCTGGCCGTCGCCGCGCTCGGCGTGATCGGCCTGCTCGGCATCGCCCGGCTGGTCCCCGACCTCCCCCGCCCCGAGGGGGTCCGCGTCCGTCACGAGCTGGCCGCCTTCCGCAACGTCCAGGTGCTGCTCGCGATGGGCATGACCGTCCTCGGCTTCGGCGGGGTGTTCGCCGCCATCACCTACATCACCCCGATGATGACCAACGTCGCCGGCTTCGCCGACACCTCCGTCACCTGGCTGCTCGTCCTCCTCGGCCTGGGCATGGTCGCCGGCAACCTGGTCGGAGGCCGGTTCGCCGACCGGGCCCTGATGCCGATGCTGTACACGTCCCTGGGCGCGCTGGCCGTCGTACTGGCCCTGTTCACCCTCACCGCCCACACCCGGACCGGCGCCGCCGTCACCCTCTTCCTCATCGGCGCCCTCGGCTTCGCGACCGTGCCCCCGCTGCAGAAGCGGGTCCTCGACCAGGCCGCCGGAGCCCCCACCCTGGCCTCCGCCGTCAACATCGGCGCCTTCAACCTCGGCAACGCCCTCGCCGCCTGGCTCGGCGGCCTCGTGATCGCCGCCGGCCTCGGCTGGACCGCCCCTGACTGGGTCGGCGCGGCACTCGCCGCCTCCGCCCTCGTCCTCGCCCTCGTCTCCGGAGCGCTGGAGCGCCGTACGGGACGAGCGGCGACGGCGAGCCGGACCGTCGCCGCCGGGGCCCCCGCCCCCACCACCCCCGCCCCCGCCCCCACCACCCCCGTCCCGGCCCACCACTGA
- a CDS encoding family 2B encapsulin nanocompartment shell protein — protein sequence MTVDASTEAQPAPPRQSSLGTAAARNLATTTKSAPQMQEITSRWLLRTLPWVETKGGTYRVNRRLSYTVGDGRIEFVQDGATVRVIPRELGELALLRGFDDVEVLGALAARCVQRDFGPGEVLVQRGTPADRIHLVAHGRIAQTSVGKYGDEVAVAVLADGDRFGENALLDADAEWDYSATAETAGTLLSLSRADFASVLSNAPQLQAHVQRFSSLPRQRQNKHGEAEIAMSAGHTGEPELPGAFVDYELNPREYELSIAQTVLRVHTRVVDLYNGPHNQTEEQLRLTIEALRERQEHELINNREFGLLHNASFKQRIQTHSGPPTPDDLDELLCRRRGTKLFFAHPRTIAAIGRELNARGLYPDHVDLGGQQVPAWRGVPILPCNKIPISKDNTSSILAMRTGEDNQGVVGLRQTGLPEEYEPGLSVRFMGIDEQAIISYLVTTYYSAAILVPDALGVLENVQIARSRD from the coding sequence ATGACCGTTGACGCCAGCACGGAGGCGCAGCCCGCTCCGCCCCGGCAGTCCAGCCTGGGTACGGCGGCCGCCCGCAACCTTGCCACCACCACCAAGTCCGCCCCGCAGATGCAGGAGATCACCTCCCGCTGGCTGCTGCGGACGCTCCCCTGGGTCGAAACCAAGGGCGGCACCTACCGGGTGAACCGCCGCCTCAGCTACACCGTCGGCGACGGGCGCATCGAATTCGTCCAGGACGGCGCCACCGTCCGGGTGATCCCGCGGGAACTCGGCGAACTCGCCCTGCTGCGGGGCTTCGACGACGTCGAGGTGCTGGGCGCCCTCGCCGCCCGCTGCGTCCAGCGTGACTTCGGGCCCGGCGAGGTCCTCGTCCAGCGCGGTACCCCGGCCGACCGGATCCACCTGGTCGCCCACGGCCGGATCGCCCAGACCTCGGTCGGCAAGTACGGCGACGAGGTCGCCGTCGCGGTACTCGCCGACGGCGACCGGTTCGGCGAGAACGCCCTGCTGGACGCGGACGCGGAGTGGGACTACAGCGCCACCGCCGAGACCGCGGGCACGCTGCTCAGCCTCTCCCGCGCCGACTTCGCCTCCGTGCTGTCCAACGCGCCGCAACTCCAGGCACACGTACAGCGGTTCAGCAGCCTGCCCCGGCAGCGGCAGAACAAGCACGGCGAGGCCGAGATCGCCATGTCCGCCGGCCACACGGGCGAGCCCGAGCTGCCCGGCGCCTTCGTCGACTACGAGCTCAACCCGCGCGAGTACGAACTCTCCATCGCGCAAACGGTCCTGCGGGTCCACACCCGCGTCGTCGACCTCTACAACGGCCCGCACAACCAGACCGAGGAACAGCTCAGGCTCACCATCGAGGCGCTGCGCGAGCGCCAGGAGCACGAGCTGATCAACAACCGCGAGTTCGGTCTGCTGCACAACGCCTCCTTCAAGCAGCGGATCCAGACCCACTCCGGCCCGCCCACCCCGGACGACCTCGACGAACTGCTCTGCCGCCGGCGCGGCACCAAGCTGTTCTTCGCCCACCCCCGGACCATCGCGGCCATCGGGCGCGAACTCAACGCCCGCGGGCTCTACCCGGACCACGTCGACCTCGGCGGTCAGCAGGTACCGGCCTGGCGCGGTGTCCCGATCCTGCCGTGCAACAAGATCCCGATCAGCAAGGACAACACCAGCTCGATCCTCGCCATGCGCACCGGCGAGGACAACCAGGGCGTCGTCGGTCTGCGCCAGACCGGTCTGCCGGAGGAGTACGAACCGGGCCTGTCGGTGCGGTTCATGGGGATCGACGAGCAGGCGATCATCTCCTACCTGGTCACCACGTACTACTCCGCCGCCATCCTCGTCCCCGACGCGCTCGGCGTGCTGGAGAACGTGCAGATCGCGCGGAGCCGCGACTAG
- a CDS encoding glycoside hydrolase family 20 protein has protein sequence MGQRTRRLRRGRALTTAAAAALVALAVPACSAGAEPSGAGPRSAGTTGSTPSPAASPAEPPSPPPSAHPLSTAPRTVPAVREHHPARGPGWKPAPAARVVISPADSKALSDEAKLLAGELKLGYAESTRPGPGDVQLALAAKGSGPPESYTLTVQDGRVRITGPDEAGVFYGTRTLKQEIRGTGSAPEGTVEDAPAKPQRGLNLDIARKNFTPAWIENRLREMADLKLNQLGLHFSDDQAFRIQSDTHPEIVSTPHLTKADVRGINALAARLHIAVVPEIDSPGHLGAVLRAHPELQLRDVNGRAVKGAVDIANPASARLVDELLREYLPLFPAGAWHLGADEYQALVVRDPQASFPKLAAAARARYGPSARVQDLATGWLNDRAAVVRPSGKALKAWNDGFFRGGVATAAPDLQVEYWTGKEIGARPPLEYLSAGRKVVNLNDEYLYYVLGQPNQFTYPTGRRIYEEWTPRVLRGTTAVPARYDAQILGGRLAVWADLAGAQTQDQVAAGIRLPLAALSQKLWDARTPQASWADFRALADRVG, from the coding sequence ATGGGCCAGCGCACGAGGCGGCTCCGGCGGGGCCGGGCCCTGACCACGGCGGCGGCCGCCGCGCTGGTCGCCCTCGCCGTGCCCGCCTGCTCCGCCGGAGCCGAGCCGTCCGGGGCCGGCCCCCGGAGCGCGGGCACCACCGGATCCACGCCCTCCCCAGCGGCGAGCCCCGCCGAACCGCCCTCGCCCCCGCCGTCCGCCCACCCGCTCTCCACCGCCCCGCGCACCGTCCCGGCCGTACGGGAACACCACCCCGCCCGCGGCCCCGGCTGGAAGCCCGCCCCGGCGGCGCGGGTCGTCATATCCCCCGCGGACAGCAAGGCCCTGTCCGACGAGGCGAAACTGCTCGCCGGCGAGCTGAAGCTCGGCTACGCGGAATCGACGCGGCCGGGGCCCGGCGACGTCCAGCTCGCCCTCGCGGCGAAGGGCTCCGGCCCGCCCGAGTCGTACACCCTCACCGTCCAGGACGGCCGGGTCCGGATCACCGGCCCCGACGAGGCGGGCGTCTTCTACGGAACCCGCACCCTCAAACAGGAGATACGCGGAACCGGCTCCGCCCCCGAGGGCACGGTCGAGGACGCGCCCGCCAAACCCCAGCGCGGCCTCAACCTGGACATCGCGCGCAAGAACTTCACCCCCGCCTGGATAGAGAACCGGCTGCGCGAGATGGCCGACCTCAAGCTCAACCAGCTGGGCCTGCACTTCTCCGACGACCAGGCCTTCCGGATCCAGTCCGACACCCACCCGGAGATCGTCTCCACCCCGCACCTCACCAAGGCCGACGTACGCGGGATCAACGCCCTCGCCGCACGCCTGCACATCGCGGTCGTCCCCGAGATCGACTCTCCCGGACACCTCGGCGCGGTGCTGCGCGCACACCCCGAACTCCAGCTGCGCGACGTGAACGGCCGGGCCGTCAAGGGCGCGGTGGACATAGCGAACCCCGCCTCCGCCCGCCTCGTGGACGAACTGTTGCGCGAGTACCTGCCGTTGTTCCCCGCCGGGGCCTGGCACCTGGGCGCCGACGAGTACCAGGCACTGGTCGTCCGCGACCCGCAGGCCTCCTTCCCGAAGCTCGCGGCCGCCGCCCGCGCCCGCTACGGGCCCTCCGCGCGGGTCCAGGACCTGGCGACGGGCTGGCTCAACGACCGGGCGGCCGTGGTCCGCCCGTCGGGCAAGGCCCTCAAGGCCTGGAACGACGGGTTCTTCCGCGGCGGCGTCGCCACCGCGGCCCCGGACCTCCAGGTCGAGTACTGGACCGGCAAGGAGATCGGCGCCCGGCCGCCGCTGGAGTACCTGAGCGCGGGCCGCAAGGTCGTCAACCTCAACGACGAGTACCTCTACTACGTGCTGGGCCAGCCCAACCAGTTCACGTACCCCACCGGCCGGCGGATCTACGAGGAGTGGACCCCGCGGGTGCTGCGCGGCACCACCGCCGTCCCGGCCCGCTACGACGCGCAGATCCTCGGCGGCCGGCTCGCCGTCTGGGCCGACCTGGCCGGTGCGCAGACCCAGGACCAGGTGGCCGCGGGCATCCGGCTCCCCCTGGCCGCCCTGTCCCAGAAGCTCTGGGACGCCCGCACGCCGCAGGCCTCCTGGGCCGACTTCCGGGCCCTCGCCGACCGCGTCGGCTGA
- a CDS encoding LAETG motif-containing sortase-dependent surface protein: MKNLKRVPLSARRAAVVAAAGAVVALGGPAFASEGASSGAAAPGVTASAAPSPVPSTPAGAKPSSSPTTPGGGTSSATPSAAPSQPGGAKPSVIATEPAGTKPSASPSAPAGGGSGSGSAEPSAGPGGSELAHTGSSATTVALAAGAVGLVAVGAGALYTVRRRTSS, encoded by the coding sequence GTGAAGAACCTGAAGCGCGTTCCCCTGTCCGCCCGCCGGGCCGCCGTCGTCGCGGCCGCCGGGGCGGTCGTCGCCCTCGGCGGCCCGGCCTTCGCCTCGGAGGGGGCCTCTTCCGGCGCGGCGGCGCCCGGCGTCACCGCGAGCGCGGCGCCGAGCCCCGTACCGTCCACCCCGGCCGGTGCGAAGCCGAGCTCCTCGCCGACCACCCCGGGCGGGGGCACGTCGAGCGCCACGCCGAGCGCCGCCCCGAGCCAGCCCGGCGGCGCCAAGCCGAGCGTCATCGCGACCGAGCCGGCGGGCACCAAGCCCAGCGCCTCGCCGTCGGCGCCCGCCGGCGGCGGCTCGGGTTCAGGCTCCGCCGAGCCCTCCGCCGGACCCGGTGGATCCGAGCTCGCGCATACTGGCTCTTCCGCGACCACCGTCGCACTCGCCGCCGGAGCCGTCGGGCTCGTCGCCGTCGGGGCCGGAGCCCTGTACACCGTGCGGCGGCGCACCAGCAGCTGA